A single genomic interval of Antechinus flavipes isolate AdamAnt ecotype Samford, QLD, Australia chromosome 1, AdamAnt_v2, whole genome shotgun sequence harbors:
- the LOC127564421 gene encoding protein FAM220A-like isoform X1 has protein sequence METLRDRRTALASCLINMKGEEDIGSNKLFCKVNLRQQKEIPHLSDTCAWSNKPGVDFNRSLHKELFSSEMKNYLGKTDPLPHIGNKMPPYLRKSTRRNSTKAAAQKESVNVVFPAKEHHFAKIFCGINEAILSDWLERAICFINDLREWCHVGDNFVRFANFWLSELPYKQKVNLLKLEMGIFEDELQSAFFEEVGAELEVSHLHSVLSATLCEYPEVLLNDETKYVFLDYLNLMSSEQTIEYKKMLSSLKCTTNNLQIALWLLALRAFALANLWHAVVKFYKAVVRSQPPPGLPSKSSVSATRKQKSDLFKERAFQCIQLGYIDVLHYLIKSQQTDLYVVDENNRNMIFLSVIYNQPKILEYFLDMESPIPNVNQAAENGNTPLHAAVNTRKTDIMSLLLRFAEIDVNTPNHQCNGATALHLAIIYEHLDICYLLLKATADPEIPMGELTPLQLAQQMGNTAIESLIRFHVNKLKKGK, from the exons ATGGAAACTTTGAGAGACAGAAGAACTGCTCTGGCCAGTTGCCTCATTAACATGAAAGGGGAGGAAGACATTGGTTCcaacaaattattttgtaaagttAACCTAAGGCAGCAGAAGGAGATCCCTCATCTATCAGACACATGCGCCTGGTCAAATAAACCTGGAGTTGATTTCAACAGAAGTTTACACAAAGAGCTATTCTCTTCTGAAATGAAGAATTATTTGGGTAAGACTGATCCATTGCCACACATTGGTAACAAAATGCCTCCTTATTTGAGAAAATCAACAAGAAGAAATTCAACTAAAGCAGCTGCTCAGAAAGAGTCAGTTAATGTGGTTTTTCCTGCAAAAGAACATCATTTTGCTAAGATTTTCTGTGGTATTAATGAAGCAATATTGAGTGACTGGCTGGAAAGAGCTATCTGTTTTATAAATGACCTCAGAGAATGGTGTCATGTAGGGGATAATTTTGTACGGTTTGCAAATTTTTGGCTCTCAGAATTACCATACAAACAAAAAGTAAACTTGCTGAAATTAGAAATGGGGATCTTTGAGGATGAACTGCAAAGTGCATTTTTTGAAGAGGTGGGTGCTGAGTTAGAAGTTTCTCACCTGCATTCCGTTCTTTCTGCAACACTGTGTGAATACCCTGAAGTGCTTCTGAATGATGAAACAAAATATGTTTTCCTTGACTATCTAAACCTCATGTCTTCAGAGCAAACGATAGAATATAAGAAAATGCTTTCAAGTTTAAAATGTACAACAAACAATCTTCAGATTGCACTGTGGTTGCTAGCTCTACGAGCATTTGCATTAGCAAATCTTTGGCATGCAGTAGTTAAG ttttataaagcagtggtcaggAGCCAGCCTCCTCCTGGACTACCTAGCAAGAGTTCTGTTTCTGCtactagaaaacaaaaaagtgatcTGTTTAAAGAAAG AGCTTTTCAGTGCATTCAGTTGGGATACATCGATGTCTTACATTATCTAATAAAAAGCCAGCAGACTGACCTTTATGTTGTAGATGAGAACAATcgaaatatgatatttttatccGTCATTTATAATCAACCAAAGATTCTGGAGTACTTTTTGGACATG GAATCTCCTATTCCCAATGTAAACCAAGCAGCAGAAAATGGAAATACTCCACTTCATGCTGCAGTTAACACTAGAAAAACAGATATTATGTCTCTTCTTTTGCGTTTTGCTGAAATTGATGTCAATACCCCCAATCACCAATGTAATGGAGCAACAGCTTTACATCTTGCTATCATCTATG AACATCTggatatttgttatttattgctGAAAGCTACAGCTGATCCAGAAATTCCAATGGGAGAATTGACACCTTTGCAACTTGCTCAGCAAATGGGTAATACAGCTATAGAAAGCCTAATAAGATTTCATGTTAAcaaattgaaaaaaggaaaataa
- the LOC127564421 gene encoding protein FAM220A-like isoform X2 gives METLRDRRTALASCLINMKGEEDIGSNKLFCKVNLRQQKEIPHLSDTCAWSNKPGVDFNRSLHKELFSSEMKNYLGKTDPLPHIGNKMPPYLRKSTRRNSTKAAAQKESVNVVFPAKEHHFAKIFCGINEAILSDWLERAICFINDLREWCHVGDNFVRFANFWLSELPYKQKVNLLKLEMGIFEDELQSAFFEEVGAELEVSHLHSVLSATLCEYPEVLLNDETKYVFLDYLNLMSSEQTIEYKKMLSSLKCTTNNLQIALWLLALRAFALANLWHAVVKFYKAVVRSQPPPGLPSKSSVSATRKQKSDLFKERAFQCIQLGYIDVLHYLIKSQQTDLYVVDENNRNMIFLSVIYNQPKILEYFLDMESPIPNVNQAAENGNTPLHAAVNTRKTDIMSLLLRFAEIDVNTPNHQCNGATALHLAIIYEHLDICYLLLKATADPEIPMGELTPLQLAQQMAQ, from the exons ATGGAAACTTTGAGAGACAGAAGAACTGCTCTGGCCAGTTGCCTCATTAACATGAAAGGGGAGGAAGACATTGGTTCcaacaaattattttgtaaagttAACCTAAGGCAGCAGAAGGAGATCCCTCATCTATCAGACACATGCGCCTGGTCAAATAAACCTGGAGTTGATTTCAACAGAAGTTTACACAAAGAGCTATTCTCTTCTGAAATGAAGAATTATTTGGGTAAGACTGATCCATTGCCACACATTGGTAACAAAATGCCTCCTTATTTGAGAAAATCAACAAGAAGAAATTCAACTAAAGCAGCTGCTCAGAAAGAGTCAGTTAATGTGGTTTTTCCTGCAAAAGAACATCATTTTGCTAAGATTTTCTGTGGTATTAATGAAGCAATATTGAGTGACTGGCTGGAAAGAGCTATCTGTTTTATAAATGACCTCAGAGAATGGTGTCATGTAGGGGATAATTTTGTACGGTTTGCAAATTTTTGGCTCTCAGAATTACCATACAAACAAAAAGTAAACTTGCTGAAATTAGAAATGGGGATCTTTGAGGATGAACTGCAAAGTGCATTTTTTGAAGAGGTGGGTGCTGAGTTAGAAGTTTCTCACCTGCATTCCGTTCTTTCTGCAACACTGTGTGAATACCCTGAAGTGCTTCTGAATGATGAAACAAAATATGTTTTCCTTGACTATCTAAACCTCATGTCTTCAGAGCAAACGATAGAATATAAGAAAATGCTTTCAAGTTTAAAATGTACAACAAACAATCTTCAGATTGCACTGTGGTTGCTAGCTCTACGAGCATTTGCATTAGCAAATCTTTGGCATGCAGTAGTTAAG ttttataaagcagtggtcaggAGCCAGCCTCCTCCTGGACTACCTAGCAAGAGTTCTGTTTCTGCtactagaaaacaaaaaagtgatcTGTTTAAAGAAAG AGCTTTTCAGTGCATTCAGTTGGGATACATCGATGTCTTACATTATCTAATAAAAAGCCAGCAGACTGACCTTTATGTTGTAGATGAGAACAATcgaaatatgatatttttatccGTCATTTATAATCAACCAAAGATTCTGGAGTACTTTTTGGACATG GAATCTCCTATTCCCAATGTAAACCAAGCAGCAGAAAATGGAAATACTCCACTTCATGCTGCAGTTAACACTAGAAAAACAGATATTATGTCTCTTCTTTTGCGTTTTGCTGAAATTGATGTCAATACCCCCAATCACCAATGTAATGGAGCAACAGCTTTACATCTTGCTATCATCTATG AACATCTggatatttgttatttattgctGAAAGCTACAGCTGATCCAGAAATTCCAATGGGAGAATTGACACCTTTGCAACTTGCTCAGCAAATGG
- the LOC127564421 gene encoding protein FAM220A-like isoform X3 encodes METLRDRRTALASCLINMKGEEDIGSNKLFCKVNLRQQKEIPHLSDTCAWSNKPGVDFNRSLHKELFSSEMKNYLGKTDPLPHIGNKMPPYLRKSTRRNSTKAAAQKESVNVVFPAKEHHFAKIFCGINEAILSDWLERAICFINDLREWCHVGDNFVRFANFWLSELPYKQKVNLLKLEMGIFEDELQSAFFEEVGAELEVSHLHSVLSATLCEYPEVLLNDETKYVFLDYLNLMSSEQTIEYKKMLSSLKCTTNNLQIALWLLALRAFALANLWHAVVKFYKAVVRSQPPPGLPSKSSVSATRKQKSDLFKERITQRWNMDLKIFVGFSFSVHSVGIHRCLTLSNKKPAD; translated from the exons ATGGAAACTTTGAGAGACAGAAGAACTGCTCTGGCCAGTTGCCTCATTAACATGAAAGGGGAGGAAGACATTGGTTCcaacaaattattttgtaaagttAACCTAAGGCAGCAGAAGGAGATCCCTCATCTATCAGACACATGCGCCTGGTCAAATAAACCTGGAGTTGATTTCAACAGAAGTTTACACAAAGAGCTATTCTCTTCTGAAATGAAGAATTATTTGGGTAAGACTGATCCATTGCCACACATTGGTAACAAAATGCCTCCTTATTTGAGAAAATCAACAAGAAGAAATTCAACTAAAGCAGCTGCTCAGAAAGAGTCAGTTAATGTGGTTTTTCCTGCAAAAGAACATCATTTTGCTAAGATTTTCTGTGGTATTAATGAAGCAATATTGAGTGACTGGCTGGAAAGAGCTATCTGTTTTATAAATGACCTCAGAGAATGGTGTCATGTAGGGGATAATTTTGTACGGTTTGCAAATTTTTGGCTCTCAGAATTACCATACAAACAAAAAGTAAACTTGCTGAAATTAGAAATGGGGATCTTTGAGGATGAACTGCAAAGTGCATTTTTTGAAGAGGTGGGTGCTGAGTTAGAAGTTTCTCACCTGCATTCCGTTCTTTCTGCAACACTGTGTGAATACCCTGAAGTGCTTCTGAATGATGAAACAAAATATGTTTTCCTTGACTATCTAAACCTCATGTCTTCAGAGCAAACGATAGAATATAAGAAAATGCTTTCAAGTTTAAAATGTACAACAAACAATCTTCAGATTGCACTGTGGTTGCTAGCTCTACGAGCATTTGCATTAGCAAATCTTTGGCATGCAGTAGTTAAG ttttataaagcagtggtcaggAGCCAGCCTCCTCCTGGACTACCTAGCAAGAGTTCTGTTTCTGCtactagaaaacaaaaaagtgatcTGTTTAAAGAAAG aatCACACAGAGGTGGAATATGGATTTGAAGATTTTTGTAGGATTT AGCTTTTCAGTGCATTCAGTTGGGATACATCGATGTCTTACATTATCTAATAAAAAGCCAGCAGACTGA
- the LOC127564421 gene encoding protein FAM220A-like isoform X5: METLRDRRTALASCLINMKGEEDIGSNKLFCKVNLRQQKEIPHLSDTCAWSNKPGVDFNRSLHKELFSSEMKNYLGKTDPLPHIGNKMPPYLRKSTRRNSTKAAAQKESVNVVFPAKEHHFAKIFCGINEAILSDWLERAICFINDLREWCHVGDNFVRFANFWLSELPYKQKVNLLKLEMGIFEDELQSAFFEEVGAELEVSHLHSVLSATLCEYPEVLLNDETKYVFLDYLNLMSSEQTIEYKKMLSSLKCTTNNLQIALWLLALRAFALANLWHAVVKSFSVHSVGIHRCLTLSNKKPAD; this comes from the exons ATGGAAACTTTGAGAGACAGAAGAACTGCTCTGGCCAGTTGCCTCATTAACATGAAAGGGGAGGAAGACATTGGTTCcaacaaattattttgtaaagttAACCTAAGGCAGCAGAAGGAGATCCCTCATCTATCAGACACATGCGCCTGGTCAAATAAACCTGGAGTTGATTTCAACAGAAGTTTACACAAAGAGCTATTCTCTTCTGAAATGAAGAATTATTTGGGTAAGACTGATCCATTGCCACACATTGGTAACAAAATGCCTCCTTATTTGAGAAAATCAACAAGAAGAAATTCAACTAAAGCAGCTGCTCAGAAAGAGTCAGTTAATGTGGTTTTTCCTGCAAAAGAACATCATTTTGCTAAGATTTTCTGTGGTATTAATGAAGCAATATTGAGTGACTGGCTGGAAAGAGCTATCTGTTTTATAAATGACCTCAGAGAATGGTGTCATGTAGGGGATAATTTTGTACGGTTTGCAAATTTTTGGCTCTCAGAATTACCATACAAACAAAAAGTAAACTTGCTGAAATTAGAAATGGGGATCTTTGAGGATGAACTGCAAAGTGCATTTTTTGAAGAGGTGGGTGCTGAGTTAGAAGTTTCTCACCTGCATTCCGTTCTTTCTGCAACACTGTGTGAATACCCTGAAGTGCTTCTGAATGATGAAACAAAATATGTTTTCCTTGACTATCTAAACCTCATGTCTTCAGAGCAAACGATAGAATATAAGAAAATGCTTTCAAGTTTAAAATGTACAACAAACAATCTTCAGATTGCACTGTGGTTGCTAGCTCTACGAGCATTTGCATTAGCAAATCTTTGGCATGCAGTAGTTAAG AGCTTTTCAGTGCATTCAGTTGGGATACATCGATGTCTTACATTATCTAATAAAAAGCCAGCAGACTGA
- the LOC127564421 gene encoding protein FAM220A-like isoform X4, whose product METLRDRRTALASCLINMKGEEDIGSNKLFCKVNLRQQKEIPHLSDTCAWSNKPGVDFNRSLHKELFSSEMKNYLGKTDPLPHIGNKMPPYLRKSTRRNSTKAAAQKESVNVVFPAKEHHFAKIFCGINEAILSDWLERAICFINDLREWCHVGDNFVRFANFWLSELPYKQKVNLLKLEMGIFEDELQSAFFEEVGAELEVSHLHSVLSATLCEYPEVLLNDETKYVFLDYLNLMSSEQTIEYKKMLSSLKCTTNNLQIALWLLALRAFALANLWHAVVKFYKAVVRSQPPPGLPSKSSVSATRKQKSDLFKESAIPHLLHWSLDF is encoded by the exons ATGGAAACTTTGAGAGACAGAAGAACTGCTCTGGCCAGTTGCCTCATTAACATGAAAGGGGAGGAAGACATTGGTTCcaacaaattattttgtaaagttAACCTAAGGCAGCAGAAGGAGATCCCTCATCTATCAGACACATGCGCCTGGTCAAATAAACCTGGAGTTGATTTCAACAGAAGTTTACACAAAGAGCTATTCTCTTCTGAAATGAAGAATTATTTGGGTAAGACTGATCCATTGCCACACATTGGTAACAAAATGCCTCCTTATTTGAGAAAATCAACAAGAAGAAATTCAACTAAAGCAGCTGCTCAGAAAGAGTCAGTTAATGTGGTTTTTCCTGCAAAAGAACATCATTTTGCTAAGATTTTCTGTGGTATTAATGAAGCAATATTGAGTGACTGGCTGGAAAGAGCTATCTGTTTTATAAATGACCTCAGAGAATGGTGTCATGTAGGGGATAATTTTGTACGGTTTGCAAATTTTTGGCTCTCAGAATTACCATACAAACAAAAAGTAAACTTGCTGAAATTAGAAATGGGGATCTTTGAGGATGAACTGCAAAGTGCATTTTTTGAAGAGGTGGGTGCTGAGTTAGAAGTTTCTCACCTGCATTCCGTTCTTTCTGCAACACTGTGTGAATACCCTGAAGTGCTTCTGAATGATGAAACAAAATATGTTTTCCTTGACTATCTAAACCTCATGTCTTCAGAGCAAACGATAGAATATAAGAAAATGCTTTCAAGTTTAAAATGTACAACAAACAATCTTCAGATTGCACTGTGGTTGCTAGCTCTACGAGCATTTGCATTAGCAAATCTTTGGCATGCAGTAGTTAAG ttttataaagcagtggtcaggAGCCAGCCTCCTCCTGGACTACCTAGCAAGAGTTCTGTTTCTGCtactagaaaacaaaaaagtgatcTGTTTAAAGAAAG TGCCATCCCACACCTCCTTCATTGGTCACTGGATTTCTAG
- the LOC127564421 gene encoding small integral membrane protein 10-like protein 2A isoform X6, with protein MAAALSALALRLSRSAAARSYGVFCKGLTRTLLIFFDLAWRLRINFPYLYIVASMMLNVRLQVHIEIH; from the exons ATGGCGGCGGCCCTGTCCGCCCTTGCTCTCCGGCTCTCCCGATCAGCCGCCGCCCGCTCCTATGGAGTCTTCTGCAAGGGGCTGACCCGGACCCTGCTCATTTTCTTCGACCTGGCCTGGCGGCTTCGCATCAACTTTCCCTACCTCTACATCGTGGCCTCCATGATGCTCAATGTCCGACTGCAG gtTCATATTGAGATCCACTGA